In one Bacillus thuringiensis genomic region, the following are encoded:
- a CDS encoding amino acid permease codes for MTCHDVKNKTKEKKDLKWWQLSLIGIGCTIGTGFFLGSSIGIKIGGSSIILILILTGFTTYIVFEALAKMAVEDPQKGSFRIYSRKAFGNWAGFSHGWTYWCSELLIMGSQLSALGIFSRYWFPKIPLWIFAAVYGVAAILIIFIGVKIFERLEKWMAIIKIVAIVGFIVIAILVILGFIKGGLYKAQIPRNFKDWFPNGLKGTWSSLIYAFYAFGGIEIMGLMTIRLKDPKDAQKSGRVMLMILTIIYVVSLGLAIMMVPLNQFNTKESPFVIALQDYNLPYVPFILNVVLILAGFSTLVGSLFAVTSVLMNLAEEGDAPAMFAKKNKKNISFPALILIIMGLGASILSALLLPKNIYEYVTTAAGLMLLYTWSLILLSFWRLMNPKGWMQIKSIIGLIMIALAVSGTLLQKTTRFGFLVSLLFLGIVIIVTIIVHFVSRKRNPAI; via the coding sequence ATGACCTGTCATGATGTTAAGAACAAAACGAAAGAAAAAAAAGATTTAAAATGGTGGCAACTCTCACTTATTGGAATTGGTTGTACGATAGGAACGGGCTTTTTTTTAGGATCCAGTATAGGGATTAAAATAGGTGGATCTTCAATTATTCTTATTTTGATTTTAACTGGATTCACTACATATATTGTATTTGAAGCATTGGCAAAAATGGCTGTGGAAGATCCGCAAAAAGGATCGTTTCGCATTTATTCAAGAAAAGCTTTTGGAAATTGGGCGGGTTTTAGTCACGGATGGACATATTGGTGTTCGGAGTTGCTTATTATGGGCAGCCAGTTAAGTGCGTTAGGAATCTTTTCACGTTACTGGTTCCCTAAAATACCACTATGGATATTTGCTGCTGTATATGGAGTAGCGGCTATATTAATTATTTTTATAGGGGTAAAGATATTCGAACGTTTAGAAAAATGGATGGCTATTATAAAAATCGTTGCTATTGTGGGGTTTATTGTAATTGCCATTTTAGTTATTTTAGGATTTATAAAGGGTGGTTTATATAAGGCACAAATCCCGCGTAATTTTAAAGACTGGTTCCCAAATGGATTAAAAGGCACTTGGTCCTCTCTAATTTATGCATTTTATGCATTTGGAGGAATCGAAATTATGGGGTTAATGACAATAAGACTGAAAGACCCTAAAGATGCACAAAAGTCAGGAAGAGTAATGTTAATGATTTTAACGATTATTTACGTAGTCTCTTTAGGGTTGGCAATTATGATGGTTCCGTTAAATCAGTTTAATACGAAAGAAAGTCCTTTTGTAATAGCGTTACAAGACTATAATTTACCGTATGTGCCATTTATTTTAAATGTAGTATTAATTTTAGCGGGCTTTTCAACGTTAGTTGGTTCATTATTTGCAGTGACAAGTGTATTAATGAACTTAGCTGAAGAGGGTGATGCACCTGCGATGTTTGCGAAAAAAAACAAGAAGAATATCTCTTTTCCAGCTTTAATTCTTATCATAATGGGGCTTGGTGCTTCTATCCTTAGCGCTTTATTACTACCAAAAAATATATATGAATATGTAACAACTGCAGCTGGATTAATGTTGTTGTATACATGGAGTTTAATTCTTCTTTCCTTTTGGAGACTAATGAATCCAAAAGGGTGGATGCAGATAAAAAGTATTATTGGTCTTATTATGATTGCACTAGCTGTTAGTGGAACACTATTACAAAAAACAACGCGTTTTGGTTTCTTAGTGAGCTTGTTGTTTTTAGGAATAGTTATTATTGTTACTATAATTGTTCATTTTGTCTCACGAAAAAGGAATCCAGCTATATGA
- a CDS encoding alpha/beta-type small acid-soluble spore protein, which translates to MSNNNSGSSNQLLVRGAEQALDQMKYEIAQEFGVQLGADATARANGSVGGEITKRLVSLAEQQLGGGVTR; encoded by the coding sequence ATGTCAAACAATAACAGTGGAAGCAGCAATCAATTATTAGTACGTGGCGCTGAACAAGCTCTTGATCAAATGAAATATGAAATTGCTCAAGAATTTGGCGTACAACTTGGTGCAGATGCAACAGCACGTGCAAACGGATCTGTTGGTGGTGAAATTACGAAACGTCTTGTATCATTAGCTGAGCAACAACTTGGCGGTGGCGTTACTCGTTAA
- a CDS encoding YndM family protein, translating to MKHIVALLIKYTAITAVLLIVLSIFQGISIPRVLLISLFLTGAAYLIGDLFILPKYGNTIATMADFGLSFFGIWLLTYLFTNLDATRNIGLSSFLAALIIGGIEVFFHIYMKRLVLRNDDELRNHNHIHHDKYAMEMSDEYMDSSTINKSKVEDTSKK from the coding sequence ATGAAACATATTGTTGCTTTATTAATTAAATACACAGCGATAACTGCAGTATTACTTATCGTACTCAGTATCTTTCAAGGCATTTCCATTCCTAGAGTATTACTCATTTCTCTTTTCTTAACAGGAGCTGCCTATTTAATCGGCGATCTCTTCATTTTACCTAAATACGGAAATACGATTGCTACAATGGCAGATTTCGGCTTAAGCTTCTTCGGAATTTGGCTTTTAACATACTTGTTTACTAATTTAGATGCTACTCGTAATATTGGACTTTCTTCATTCTTAGCCGCTTTAATTATTGGCGGAATAGAGGTTTTCTTCCACATTTATATGAAGAGGTTAGTACTGCGTAACGACGATGAATTAAGAAATCACAATCATATTCATCATGATAAATATGCTATGGAAATGTCAGATGAATATATGGATTCTTCTACAATAAATAAATCCAAAGTTGAGGATACATCTAAAAAATAA
- a CDS encoding DUF3231 family protein: MGILSGNPQNEPLHYGEVFDIWSYLLAAQGGIASHQVFMNHTGDEDLKKFLESLIENDMNSEIEELKTLLKVNGVALPPAPPERPVASIEDIPPGARINDAEIAAAVSTGLAAGLVTCSQVMGKCLREDVGMLFGQFHMKKAQAGVTLLRLSKKKGWVVPPPLHVKNSDQA; encoded by the coding sequence ATGGGTATTTTAAGTGGAAACCCTCAAAATGAACCGTTACATTACGGAGAAGTATTTGATATTTGGAGTTATCTTCTAGCCGCACAAGGTGGAATCGCAAGCCATCAAGTATTTATGAATCATACAGGTGACGAAGATTTGAAGAAGTTTTTAGAAAGCTTAATTGAAAATGATATGAATTCAGAAATAGAAGAGTTAAAAACTCTTTTAAAAGTTAATGGCGTAGCTTTACCGCCAGCTCCGCCAGAACGACCAGTTGCATCTATTGAAGACATTCCTCCTGGAGCACGTATTAATGATGCAGAAATTGCAGCAGCGGTTTCTACAGGATTAGCAGCTGGACTTGTGACATGTAGTCAAGTGATGGGAAAATGTCTTCGAGAAGATGTAGGGATGCTATTCGGACAATTTCATATGAAAAAAGCACAAGCAGGTGTAACTTTGCTACGTTTAAGTAAGAAAAAAGGGTGGGTAGTTCCACCTCCATTACATGTGAAAAACTCTGATCAAGCTTAA
- the sasP gene encoding small acid-soluble spore protein, SasP family, producing the protein MANNNSGNRNELLVRGAEQALDQMKYEIAQEFGVQLGADTTARSNGSVGGEITKRLVAMAEQQLGGRANR; encoded by the coding sequence ATGGCAAACAATAATAGTGGAAATCGTAATGAATTATTAGTTCGAGGAGCTGAACAGGCTCTTGATCAAATGAAATATGAAATTGCACAAGAGTTTGGTGTACAACTTGGTGCAGATACAACAGCTCGTTCAAACGGATCTGTTGGTGGTGAAATTACAAAACGTTTAGTTGCAATGGCTGAACAACAACTTGGTGGTAGAGCTAACCGCTAA
- a CDS encoding zinc-dependent alcohol dehydrogenase: MKAVTYQGPNQVQVKQVDDAKLEKKDDIIVKITSTAICGSDLHLYQGNMPLPPGYIIGHEPMGIVEEVGPDVTKVKKGDRVVIPFNVSCGHCFYCQHEMESQCDNSNPHYDSGGYFGYTEKFGNHPGGQAEYLKVPFGNFTPFVIPESCELEDESLLFLSDVLPTAYWSVINAGVKPGDTVIVLGCGPVGLMTQKFAWMQGAKRVIAVDYLDYRINYAKKINNVEVFEFTKFPDMGEHLKEITHGGADVVIDCVGMDGKKSPLEFLEQKLKLQGGTLGPIQIATKAVRKYGTVQMTGVYGGNYNAFPLGAFWVRNINLKMGQAPVIHFMPELFEKIINKEFDPKEIITHKIPLEEASYGYQIFNNREDDCIKVILKP, from the coding sequence ATGAAAGCTGTAACCTATCAAGGACCAAACCAAGTACAAGTTAAACAGGTTGATGATGCAAAGTTAGAGAAAAAAGATGATATTATTGTAAAAATTACTTCAACTGCTATTTGCGGTTCTGATTTACATTTATATCAGGGCAACATGCCTTTACCTCCAGGTTACATTATTGGTCATGAGCCAATGGGCATTGTTGAAGAAGTTGGTCCAGATGTTACTAAAGTGAAAAAAGGAGATCGTGTTGTCATCCCCTTCAACGTTTCTTGTGGACATTGTTTTTATTGCCAACATGAAATGGAAAGCCAATGTGATAACTCCAATCCTCATTATGATTCTGGTGGATACTTTGGTTATACAGAGAAATTTGGTAACCATCCAGGTGGACAAGCAGAATATTTAAAAGTTCCTTTTGGAAATTTCACTCCATTTGTTATACCAGAATCATGCGAACTTGAAGATGAATCTTTACTGTTTTTATCCGATGTTTTGCCAACAGCCTATTGGAGTGTAATAAACGCTGGTGTTAAGCCAGGTGATACTGTTATCGTCCTTGGTTGCGGGCCTGTTGGATTAATGACACAAAAATTTGCTTGGATGCAAGGTGCTAAGCGTGTAATCGCAGTCGATTACTTAGATTATCGTATAAATTATGCAAAAAAGATTAACAATGTTGAGGTATTTGAGTTTACAAAATTCCCCGATATGGGAGAACATTTAAAGGAAATCACACATGGCGGTGCCGATGTAGTCATTGATTGCGTGGGCATGGATGGAAAAAAATCGCCACTAGAATTTCTAGAACAAAAATTAAAATTACAAGGCGGAACTCTCGGCCCTATTCAAATCGCTACGAAAGCCGTAAGAAAATATGGAACGGTTCAAATGACTGGCGTTTATGGTGGCAATTATAATGCATTTCCACTTGGAGCATTTTGGGTTAGAAATATTAACCTTAAAATGGGACAAGCACCTGTTATTCATTTTATGCCGGAACTATTTGAAAAAATAATAAACAAAGAATTCGATCCAAAAGAGATTATTACACACAAAATCCCCCTTGAAGAAGCGAGCTATGGTTATCAAATTTTTAATAATCGTGAAGATGATTGTATAAAAGTCATTTTAAAACCTTGA
- a CDS encoding manganese catalase family protein: MFYYKEELINIIKPDKPDPAAAKVLQEILGGHYGEMRTMMQYFFQSSNFRGKEKQYRDLLRGVFLEEISHVELVQHTINQLLTGSGEPTPGNAGVDNAPLDEAVKHANPHHFIVGAQSSLPVDAAGNPWNGSWVYSHGNLISDLLDNVVLESTGVLQKTRIYEMSSNQTFRETLAFLIVRDNAHQNAFAKALETLGVEWGKLFPVPNYDINKYPECRKYVDMGFHNAQFNFSLDPTRIGEIFQGESPSRNKGTLAVTDPPKGFPVPELPEMPNEHSPGLKDMGL, translated from the coding sequence ATGTTTTATTATAAAGAAGAACTGATTAATATTATCAAGCCGGACAAGCCAGATCCAGCTGCCGCAAAAGTTTTACAAGAAATATTAGGTGGGCATTATGGCGAAATGCGTACAATGATGCAATACTTCTTCCAAAGCTCAAATTTTAGAGGTAAAGAGAAGCAATATCGCGATTTACTTCGAGGTGTTTTTTTAGAGGAAATAAGCCATGTAGAACTTGTACAACATACAATTAATCAACTATTAACTGGATCTGGTGAACCTACGCCAGGAAATGCTGGTGTTGACAACGCACCACTTGATGAAGCGGTTAAACATGCAAATCCTCACCACTTTATTGTAGGTGCTCAAAGTTCATTGCCTGTTGATGCAGCTGGCAACCCATGGAATGGATCTTGGGTATATAGTCATGGGAATTTAATTAGCGATTTATTAGATAACGTAGTACTTGAATCTACAGGTGTACTTCAAAAAACTCGAATTTATGAAATGAGTTCCAATCAAACTTTTAGAGAAACACTTGCATTTTTAATTGTACGTGATAATGCTCATCAAAATGCTTTCGCAAAAGCTTTAGAGACATTGGGTGTTGAATGGGGGAAACTCTTCCCTGTGCCGAACTATGATATTAATAAATACCCAGAGTGCAGAAAGTATGTAGACATGGGATTCCATAACGCACAATTTAATTTTAGCTTAGATCCAACAAGAATAGGAGAAATATTCCAAGGTGAATCACCAAGTAGAAACAAAGGAACATTAGCAGTAACTGACCCGCCAAAAGGTTTTCCTGTACCAGAACTTCCTGAAATGCCAAATGAGCATAGTCCTGGATTAAAAGATATGGGTCTTTGA
- a CDS encoding ribonuclease J, protein MSIINDKLSIFALGGVNEIGKNMYVIQYSDDIVIIDCGSKFPDESLLGIDLIIPDVTYLQENKDKIRGLIVTHGHEDHIGGIPYFLKQLNVPIYATKLTLGLIGIKLKEHKLQDSTQLIVIDSESLIEFGQINLSFFKTNHSIPDCLGIAFHTPEGTVVHTGDFKFDLTPINNQYPDIHKMANIGSNGVLALLSESTNAERSGFTPSERLVGEKIEEAFVKAHSKVIISTFASNVNRVQQIVDAALKTNRKLALLGRSMVNVVSVALEQGYLNIPEGMLIEANEINQMEPEKVAILCTGSQGEPMAALSRLSSGNYRQVDILPGDTVILSASPIPGNERNVSRIIDNLYLLGANVIYGSGSSTGMHVSGHAYQEELKLMLTLMKPKYFIPIHGEFRMLHHHRQLAESVGVKKDNIYVIGNGDVVDIKNQTAMQTRRITAGNIYVDGLGIGDVGNALLRDRKQLSEDGMLVIVITLSKTEEKIISGPDTISRGFVYVRDSEDFLNKINQLVVETVNRLQKAHINQWNVLKREIRESLGHFIYSHTKRKPMILPIIIEV, encoded by the coding sequence TTGAGTATAATAAATGATAAACTATCTATTTTTGCTTTAGGTGGTGTTAATGAAATTGGTAAAAACATGTATGTCATACAATATTCAGATGACATTGTAATCATTGATTGTGGTTCTAAGTTTCCTGACGAGAGTTTATTAGGCATAGATTTAATAATACCTGATGTTACATATTTACAAGAAAATAAAGATAAAATTCGAGGTTTAATTGTTACACATGGACACGAAGATCACATTGGAGGTATTCCGTATTTTTTAAAACAATTGAATGTACCAATTTACGCAACAAAATTAACCTTAGGCTTAATCGGCATTAAATTAAAAGAACATAAACTTCAAGATTCGACACAGTTAATTGTTATTGACTCTGAGTCTTTAATTGAATTCGGACAGATAAACCTATCTTTTTTCAAAACAAATCATAGTATTCCCGATTGCCTCGGGATTGCTTTTCATACACCAGAAGGTACAGTAGTCCATACAGGTGATTTTAAATTTGATTTGACTCCCATAAACAATCAATATCCAGACATTCACAAAATGGCTAATATCGGAAGTAACGGAGTTTTAGCTCTCCTCTCAGAAAGTACGAATGCCGAACGTTCTGGATTTACTCCATCAGAACGATTAGTAGGCGAAAAAATTGAAGAAGCCTTTGTAAAGGCTCACAGCAAAGTTATTATATCTACCTTTGCTTCTAATGTGAATCGTGTACAGCAAATAGTAGATGCCGCTTTAAAAACAAATAGAAAGCTTGCCCTCCTCGGAAGAAGTATGGTGAACGTAGTTTCTGTCGCCTTAGAACAAGGCTATTTGAATATACCTGAAGGCATGTTAATCGAAGCAAATGAGATTAATCAAATGGAACCCGAAAAAGTCGCTATACTTTGCACTGGTAGTCAAGGTGAACCTATGGCTGCTCTGTCCCGATTATCTAGTGGCAACTATCGACAAGTTGATATTTTACCAGGTGACACAGTCATTTTGTCTGCATCCCCCATACCAGGAAATGAGCGTAATGTTTCACGTATTATAGATAACTTATATCTATTAGGAGCAAATGTTATTTATGGATCTGGAAGTTCAACAGGAATGCACGTTTCTGGACATGCATATCAAGAGGAATTAAAATTGATGCTTACTTTAATGAAACCTAAATATTTCATTCCCATACACGGTGAATTTAGAATGTTACATCATCACCGTCAATTGGCAGAATCTGTTGGTGTCAAGAAAGATAATATTTATGTTATCGGCAATGGAGATGTTGTTGATATTAAAAATCAAACTGCTATGCAAACAAGACGTATAACTGCGGGTAATATATATGTAGATGGCTTAGGTATTGGAGATGTTGGAAACGCCTTATTGCGCGATCGCAAACAACTTTCTGAAGATGGTATGCTTGTAATAGTTATAACCTTGAGTAAAACAGAAGAGAAAATAATTTCTGGCCCTGATACAATTTCTCGTGGGTTTGTATATGTTCGGGACTCAGAAGATTTCTTAAATAAAATTAATCAATTAGTTGTAGAAACTGTCAACAGATTACAAAAAGCACATATTAATCAATGGAATGTTCTAAAAAGAGAAATACGAGAATCACTTGGTCACTTTATATACTCACATACAAAAAGAAAACCAATGATCCTCCCTATTATAATTGAAGTGTAA
- a CDS encoding YolD-like family protein, producing the protein MKNVNMPKGRGMVKWQPFASMPEQFAVIKEMVKEQTKASRPTVTQDAKQMIENKLLISFLGEEEVLLTYYKDGYLYKNYITVVDINPLMETITCTDAFCNKRTFKFFDVIEID; encoded by the coding sequence GTGAAGAATGTTAATATGCCAAAAGGAAGAGGTATGGTAAAGTGGCAACCGTTTGCCAGTATGCCGGAGCAGTTCGCAGTTATTAAAGAAATGGTAAAGGAGCAAACGAAAGCCTCGCGTCCAACTGTAACGCAAGATGCAAAACAAATGATTGAAAATAAGCTATTAATTTCATTTTTAGGTGAGGAAGAGGTTTTACTTACATATTATAAAGATGGTTATTTATATAAAAATTACATAACAGTAGTGGATATTAATCCATTAATGGAGACGATTACTTGTACGGATGCTTTTTGTAATAAGCGCACTTTTAAGTTTTTTGATGTAATTGAGATTGATTAA
- a CDS encoding Y-family DNA polymerase — translation MYDYSLLPNRIILCVDLRSFYASVSCIKKGLDPRYTKLAVVGDVNQSGSIVLAATPPLKALGIKKMARLYEIPKRPDIIIVNPIMHTYMKCSTFITGLALQYVAPEDFHQYSIDEFFMDMTASIHLFASNPREFALKFKREIYERTRIESTIGIGPNLLLSKVAMDVEAKKNRDGIAQWTYDDIPEKLWSIRPLSKFWGISYKTEMKLNRKGIHTIGELAQYPLKYLKQSFGVIGEELHLHSNGIDFSRIAEKYVPATTSIAKSQILLRNYSIEEFIVILLEHIEEVCYRLRREKKCAQTIHFSVGYSKEYGEGIKKVHTLNRATNLTMDIYNVCTYFLYERHTGEPIRSVSVSLTNLINEGEEQISLFDNIIQREKEIRLTKVMDEIRTRFGKNSILRGVSYTSVATARYRNTLLGGHKS, via the coding sequence TTGTATGATTATTCTCTTTTACCGAATCGTATTATTCTTTGTGTAGACCTTCGTAGCTTTTATGCAAGCGTATCATGTATTAAAAAAGGACTTGATCCAAGATATACAAAATTGGCTGTCGTAGGGGATGTGAATCAGAGCGGATCAATTGTATTAGCAGCAACACCGCCATTAAAAGCGTTAGGAATAAAGAAGATGGCAAGGCTGTACGAAATACCGAAGCGACCAGATATTATTATTGTGAATCCAATTATGCATACGTATATGAAATGTTCAACTTTCATAACGGGTTTGGCTTTGCAGTATGTCGCGCCGGAAGATTTTCATCAATATAGTATCGATGAATTTTTTATGGATATGACTGCAAGTATTCATTTGTTTGCCAGTAATCCGCGCGAATTCGCATTAAAGTTCAAGCGAGAAATATATGAACGTACAAGGATTGAAAGTACGATTGGTATAGGGCCTAATTTATTATTAAGTAAAGTAGCGATGGATGTAGAAGCGAAGAAGAATAGGGATGGAATAGCGCAGTGGACGTATGACGATATACCCGAGAAGTTATGGAGTATTAGACCGCTCAGTAAATTTTGGGGTATATCGTATAAAACAGAGATGAAATTGAATCGAAAAGGTATACATACCATTGGAGAATTAGCTCAGTATCCTTTGAAATATTTAAAGCAATCATTCGGTGTAATAGGAGAAGAATTACATCTACATAGTAACGGAATTGATTTTAGTAGAATAGCAGAAAAATACGTTCCAGCAACAACATCTATAGCGAAAAGCCAAATATTATTGCGTAATTATTCGATAGAAGAGTTCATAGTTATTTTATTAGAGCATATAGAAGAGGTTTGTTATAGGTTGAGACGAGAAAAGAAATGCGCGCAAACAATTCATTTTTCAGTTGGATATAGTAAGGAATACGGTGAGGGAATAAAAAAGGTACATACGTTAAATAGAGCAACAAACTTAACGATGGATATTTATAATGTTTGTACATATTTTTTATATGAACGCCATACAGGAGAGCCGATTCGATCAGTAAGTGTTTCATTAACAAACCTTATTAATGAAGGGGAAGAGCAAATTTCGCTTTTCGATAACATTATACAAAGAGAAAAAGAAATACGATTAACGAAAGTTATGGACGAAATTCGAACACGATTTGGTAAGAATAGTATTTTACGAGGTGTTTCTTACACAAGCGTCGCAACAGCAAGATATAGAAATACATTATTAGGAGGGCACAAATCGTGA
- a CDS encoding serine hydrolase domain-containing protein has product MWFVYDTAINYLYNLNRREEFFMKTRSKITCASLALLIGGSSLLYITPTSIVKAESTQNVSSSLQTSTKSDRTSVKKAIRDELQLGYPGILAQISKGGKTWSYTAGVADLKTKRPMKADFRFRIGSVTKTFIATTLLQLSGENRLNLDDSIEKWLPGVIQGNGYDGNQITIRQILNHTSGIADYINSKDFDITDIKKSYTAEEFVKMGISLPPDFAPGKGWSYSNTGYVLLGILIEKVTGNSYAEEVENRIIEPLDLSNTFLPGNSSVIPGTKHARGYLQLDGASELKDVTYINPGSSDGDMISTADDLNKFFSYLLGGKLLKEQQLKQMLTTVTTNREGTGYGLGILEIKLPNGVSVWGHRGAVPGFSTFVGGTLGGKHTLAINSNSLNINNPEFFKNILLAEFSK; this is encoded by the coding sequence GTGTGGTTCGTATATGACACTGCTATTAACTATCTATATAATTTAAATAGAAGAGAGGAATTCTTTATGAAAACACGCAGTAAAATTACATGTGCAAGTCTAGCACTTTTAATAGGTGGAAGTTCCCTGTTATACATAACACCAACATCAATTGTAAAAGCAGAATCTACGCAAAATGTATCTAGTTCGTTACAAACAAGTACGAAAAGCGATCGTACTTCCGTTAAGAAAGCAATACGGGATGAACTGCAACTTGGATACCCGGGAATACTCGCTCAAATTTCTAAGGGTGGTAAAACTTGGAGTTATACCGCTGGGGTAGCGGATCTGAAAACTAAGAGACCAATGAAAGCAGATTTTCGCTTTCGCATTGGCAGTGTGACGAAAACGTTCATTGCAACGACTCTACTTCAATTATCTGGAGAGAATCGTTTGAATCTAGACGACTCCATTGAAAAATGGTTGCCTGGTGTCATTCAAGGAAACGGATATGATGGTAACCAGATTACTATCCGGCAAATATTGAATCATACAAGTGGTATTGCTGACTATATAAATTCAAAAGACTTTGATATAACGGATATAAAAAAATCGTACACGGCTGAAGAATTCGTAAAGATGGGGATTTCACTTCCCCCAGACTTTGCACCAGGAAAGGGTTGGTCTTATTCAAACACAGGATACGTATTACTGGGAATCCTTATTGAAAAAGTAACTGGCAACAGTTATGCCGAAGAGGTTGAAAATCGGATTATTGAACCGCTTGATTTGTCAAATACATTTCTACCTGGCAATTCAAGCGTGATTCCAGGTACCAAGCATGCACGTGGCTATTTGCAACTAGACGGAGCGAGTGAGCTAAAAGACGTTACTTATATTAACCCAGGTAGCTCGGATGGAGATATGATTTCTACTGCTGACGACTTAAACAAATTCTTCTCTTACTTACTAGGTGGCAAATTACTGAAGGAACAGCAACTAAAACAAATGCTTACTACAGTTACTACAAATAGAGAGGGAACTGGATATGGTCTTGGAATCCTTGAAATTAAGCTTCCGAACGGTGTCTCGGTATGGGGACACAGAGGTGCCGTTCCAGGGTTTTCCACTTTTGTTGGTGGAACACTTGGAGGTAAACATACACTCGCTATCAATTCGAACAGTTTAAACATTAATAACCCGGAATTTTTTAAAAACATTTTACTTGCTGAATTTAGCAAGTAG
- a CDS encoding erythromycin esterase family protein, with translation MKKKIIIAIVASAITMTHFVGNTYADSKTEVSVTAPYNINQIVKWLEAHAKPLKTTNPTASLNDLKPLKNMIGSASIVGLGEATHGAHEIFTMKHRIVKYLVSEKGFTNLVLEEGWDRALELDRYVLTGKGNPSQHLSPTFKTKEMLDLLDWIRQYNANPKHKSKVRIIGMDIQSVNENVYNSIIEYIKANNSKLLPRVEEKIKGLIPVTKDMNTFESLTKEEKEKYVLDAKQISALLEGNKSYLNGKSKEFAWIKQNARIIEQFTTMLATPPDKPADFYLKHDIAMYENAKWTEEHLGKTIVWGHNGHVSKTNMLPFIYPKVAGQHLTEYYEKRYVSIGTSVYEGQYNVKNSNGEFGPYGTLKSDDPNSYNYIFGQVKKDQFFIDLRKANGVTKTWLNEQHPIFAGITTEGPDIPKTVDISLGKTFDILVQIQKVSPSQLHQ, from the coding sequence ATGAAAAAGAAAATAATTATTGCAATTGTTGCTTCTGCTATAACAATGACTCATTTTGTAGGAAATACTTATGCAGATTCGAAAACAGAGGTTTCTGTTACAGCTCCCTACAATATAAATCAAATAGTGAAATGGTTAGAAGCACATGCAAAGCCTTTAAAAACAACTAATCCAACTGCATCTCTTAATGATTTGAAACCACTTAAGAATATGATAGGTTCAGCTTCAATTGTAGGTTTAGGTGAAGCTACGCATGGGGCTCATGAGATTTTTACAATGAAACACCGCATTGTTAAGTATTTAGTATCTGAAAAGGGCTTTACCAACTTAGTTTTAGAAGAGGGATGGGACAGAGCTTTGGAACTTGATCGATATGTTCTTACTGGAAAGGGAAACCCAAGCCAACATTTATCACCTACATTTAAGACGAAAGAAATGCTAGATTTACTTGATTGGATTCGGCAATATAATGCTAATCCAAAACATAAATCGAAAGTACGTATCATTGGGATGGACATTCAATCAGTAAACGAGAATGTCTATAATAGCATAATAGAATATATTAAAGCGAACAATTCAAAACTGTTGCCTAGAGTAGAAGAGAAGATAAAAGGTCTTATTCCTGTAACAAAGGATATGAATACTTTTGAAAGCCTTACGAAAGAAGAAAAAGAAAAGTATGTTTTAGATGCTAAACAAATTAGTGCTTTATTAGAGGGAAATAAAAGCTATTTAAATGGAAAATCTAAAGAGTTTGCATGGATAAAGCAAAATGCTCGTATTATTGAACAGTTTACTACAATGTTAGCGACACCTCCTGATAAACCAGCGGATTTTTATTTGAAACATGATATTGCAATGTATGAAAATGCGAAGTGGACTGAAGAACATTTAGGGAAAACCATTGTATGGGGACATAATGGACACGTTTCGAAAACAAATATGCTTCCTTTTATATATCCTAAAGTAGCTGGGCAGCATTTGACAGAATATTACGAAAAAAGATACGTATCTATTGGAACGTCAGTTTATGAAGGACAATACAATGTCAAGAATAGCAATGGTGAATTTGGCCCATATGGAACATTAAAATCGGATGATCCAAACAGTTATAACTACATTTTTGGACAGGTCAAAAAAGATCAATTTTTTATTGATTTACGTAAGGCGAACGGCGTGACAAAAACTTGGTTAAACGAACAACATCCAATTTTCGCTGGAATAACTACCGAAGGGCCTGATATACCAAAAACTGTTGATATATCATTAGGTAAAACGTTTGATATACTTGTTCAAATTCAAAAAGTGAGTCCATCTCAACTACATCAATAA